Proteins encoded in a region of the Triticum dicoccoides isolate Atlit2015 ecotype Zavitan chromosome 3A, WEW_v2.0, whole genome shotgun sequence genome:
- the LOC119270402 gene encoding uncharacterized protein LOC119270402 isoform X3, giving the protein MHLMPYTSGSKAPSAQINHHQGGTDIPQVAAENMKQQTLFDKLPDDILHRIHSLLPIQDAACAACVSHAFLRSWRCYSKLILNDCALGLNHIEFEERKIYLIDKVDKILKNHHDKGVKVETLSLILTPCTNIKASYLDRWLRRTVKSGFKDLYLEMPLSMKKIYKFPCSVLSDEGAASSIQFLNIGSCTFHPTSTLGSLARLKTVRLSFVHTTEEGLEHLFSKSSTLEELRIFACHGIICLKIPCTMRHLKILDVQLCSMLRVVEIDAPNLCYFNYDSALPEFYVRNCSQLKHVQLSSARTSGVLFYARTILPSIARNVESLILVGRSENANTPLLQSKLPHLKNLEIRLRAVHPKGSPPSYDFFSLVSFLDASPALESFTLHVNEYVMKHYPVVGDNSECPRQKLDLSHNRLRHMTITGFCSAKSLVELTVHILESTHSLERLTLDTTYDYNRCIQGPGTIGKCTTSSRIAKCWPMSKRGVDEAHRAVKTVGRYIAGRVPLAVQFELMGPCSRCHTGSR; this is encoded by the exons ATACTAGTGGATCAAAGGCTCCGTCGGCTCAAATAAACCATCATCAAGGTGGTACTGATATTCCTCAAGTTGCTGCTGAGAATATGAAACAACAAACTCTTTTTGACAAACTACCGGAT gacatctTACATCGTATACATTCTCTCTTACCAATACAAGACGCTGCTTGTGCTGCCTGTGTGTCTCATGCATTTCTGCGTTCATGGAGATGCTATTCCAAACTCATACTCAACGACTGTGCGCTTGGGTTGAATCACATAGAATTTGAGGAAAGAAAAATCTATCTCATTGACAAAGTTGACAAAATTCTTAAAAACCATCATGACAAAGGGGTGAAGGTGGAGACACTTAGCCTTATTCTTACCCCTTGCACCAATATCAAAGCCTCCTACCTGGACAGGTGGCTCCGAAGAACCGTTAAGTCTGGGTTTAAAGATCTTTACTTGGAGATGCCTTTATCCATGAAGAAAATTTACAAATTCCCGTGTTCAGTTTTGTCTGATGAGGGAGCTGCAAGTTCAATTCAGTTTCTTAACATCGGCTCTTGCACTTTTCATCCCACATCAACACTTGGCTCCTTGGCAAGGTTGAAAACTGTAAGATTGTCTTTTGTCCACACTACCGAGGAAGGATTGGAGCACTTGTTTTCAAAATCTTCTACCTTAGAGGAGCTCAGAATATTCGCATGCCATGGGATAATTTGCTTGAAAATACCTTGTACGATGCGACATCTCAAGATACTTGATGTTCAACTTTGCAGCATGCTGCGGGTTGTAGAGATTGATGCTCCAAACCTCTGCTATTTTAACTATGACAGCGCTTTGCCAGAATTCTACGTGAGAAATTGTTCTCAACTTAAGCATGTACAGTTATCATCTGCACGCACGTCTGGTGTTCTTTTTTATGCTCGCACTATTCTTCCGTCCATCGCACGGAATGTTGAGAGTCTTATTTTGGTTGGTCGTAGCGAG AATGCCAACACTCCGTTGCTACAATCCAAGCTACCCCACCTCAAGAACTTGGAAATTAGACTCAGAGCAGTCCACCCCAAAGGCTCCCCTCCAAGCTATGACTTCTtttctttggtttcttttcttGATGCTTCTCCTGCCTTGGAGTCTTTCACCCTACAC GTAAATGAGTATGTCATGAAACACTATCCTGTTGTTGGAGATAATTCCGAATGCCCGAGGCAGAAGCTGGACTTGTCGCATAACCGCCTCAGACACATGACGATCACGGGATTCTGTTCAGCCAAGAGCCTGGTTGAGCTCACGGTTCACATCCTTGAGAGCACACACTCGCTTGAGCGCTTGACGCTGGACACAACCTATGACTACAATAGGTGTATTCAAGGGCCTGGTACCATTGGCAAATGCACTACCTCAAGTAGGATTGCCAAATGCTGGCCGATGAGCAAGAGAGGTGTTGACGAAGCTCATAGAGCTGTGAAGACTGTTGGTAGATACATAGCTGGGAGAGTTCCATTGGCTGTTCAATTTGAGCTCATGGGGCCCTGTAGTCGATGCCATACCGGCAGCCGGTAG
- the LOC119270402 gene encoding uncharacterized protein LOC119270402 isoform X2 codes for MTINTYELALTGDTSGSKAPSAQINHHQGGTDIPQVAAENMKQQTLFDKLPDDILHRIHSLLPIQDAACAACVSHAFLRSWRCYSKLILNDCALGLNHIEFEERKIYLIDKVDKILKNHHDKGVKVETLSLILTPCTNIKASYLDRWLRRTVKSGFKDLYLEMPLSMKKIYKFPCSVLSDEGAASSIQFLNIGSCTFHPTSTLGSLARLKTVRLSFVHTTEEGLEHLFSKSSTLEELRIFACHGIICLKIPCTMRHLKILDVQLCSMLRVVEIDAPNLCYFNYDSALPEFYVRNCSQLKHVQLSSARTSGVLFYARTILPSIARNVESLILVGRSENANTPLLQSKLPHLKNLEIRLRAVHPKGSPPSYDFFSLVSFLDASPALESFTLHVNEYVMKHYPVVGDNSECPRQKLDLSHNRLRHMTITGFCSAKSLVELTVHILESTHSLERLTLDTTYDYNRCIQGPGTIGKCTTSSRIAKCWPMSKRGVDEAHRAVKTVGRYIAGRVPLAVQFELMGPCSRCHTGSR; via the exons ATACTAGTGGATCAAAGGCTCCGTCGGCTCAAATAAACCATCATCAAGGTGGTACTGATATTCCTCAAGTTGCTGCTGAGAATATGAAACAACAAACTCTTTTTGACAAACTACCGGAT gacatctTACATCGTATACATTCTCTCTTACCAATACAAGACGCTGCTTGTGCTGCCTGTGTGTCTCATGCATTTCTGCGTTCATGGAGATGCTATTCCAAACTCATACTCAACGACTGTGCGCTTGGGTTGAATCACATAGAATTTGAGGAAAGAAAAATCTATCTCATTGACAAAGTTGACAAAATTCTTAAAAACCATCATGACAAAGGGGTGAAGGTGGAGACACTTAGCCTTATTCTTACCCCTTGCACCAATATCAAAGCCTCCTACCTGGACAGGTGGCTCCGAAGAACCGTTAAGTCTGGGTTTAAAGATCTTTACTTGGAGATGCCTTTATCCATGAAGAAAATTTACAAATTCCCGTGTTCAGTTTTGTCTGATGAGGGAGCTGCAAGTTCAATTCAGTTTCTTAACATCGGCTCTTGCACTTTTCATCCCACATCAACACTTGGCTCCTTGGCAAGGTTGAAAACTGTAAGATTGTCTTTTGTCCACACTACCGAGGAAGGATTGGAGCACTTGTTTTCAAAATCTTCTACCTTAGAGGAGCTCAGAATATTCGCATGCCATGGGATAATTTGCTTGAAAATACCTTGTACGATGCGACATCTCAAGATACTTGATGTTCAACTTTGCAGCATGCTGCGGGTTGTAGAGATTGATGCTCCAAACCTCTGCTATTTTAACTATGACAGCGCTTTGCCAGAATTCTACGTGAGAAATTGTTCTCAACTTAAGCATGTACAGTTATCATCTGCACGCACGTCTGGTGTTCTTTTTTATGCTCGCACTATTCTTCCGTCCATCGCACGGAATGTTGAGAGTCTTATTTTGGTTGGTCGTAGCGAG AATGCCAACACTCCGTTGCTACAATCCAAGCTACCCCACCTCAAGAACTTGGAAATTAGACTCAGAGCAGTCCACCCCAAAGGCTCCCCTCCAAGCTATGACTTCTtttctttggtttcttttcttGATGCTTCTCCTGCCTTGGAGTCTTTCACCCTACAC GTAAATGAGTATGTCATGAAACACTATCCTGTTGTTGGAGATAATTCCGAATGCCCGAGGCAGAAGCTGGACTTGTCGCATAACCGCCTCAGACACATGACGATCACGGGATTCTGTTCAGCCAAGAGCCTGGTTGAGCTCACGGTTCACATCCTTGAGAGCACACACTCGCTTGAGCGCTTGACGCTGGACACAACCTATGACTACAATAGGTGTATTCAAGGGCCTGGTACCATTGGCAAATGCACTACCTCAAGTAGGATTGCCAAATGCTGGCCGATGAGCAAGAGAGGTGTTGACGAAGCTCATAGAGCTGTGAAGACTGTTGGTAGATACATAGCTGGGAGAGTTCCATTGGCTGTTCAATTTGAGCTCATGGGGCCCTGTAGTCGATGCCATACCGGCAGCCGGTAG
- the LOC119270402 gene encoding uncharacterized protein LOC119270402 isoform X1: MSPPRRRRHLCFFPSRSVAILHAVNRTRHRHRHRHRWCWLRKRHTAAAYTSGSKAPSAQINHHQGGTDIPQVAAENMKQQTLFDKLPDDILHRIHSLLPIQDAACAACVSHAFLRSWRCYSKLILNDCALGLNHIEFEERKIYLIDKVDKILKNHHDKGVKVETLSLILTPCTNIKASYLDRWLRRTVKSGFKDLYLEMPLSMKKIYKFPCSVLSDEGAASSIQFLNIGSCTFHPTSTLGSLARLKTVRLSFVHTTEEGLEHLFSKSSTLEELRIFACHGIICLKIPCTMRHLKILDVQLCSMLRVVEIDAPNLCYFNYDSALPEFYVRNCSQLKHVQLSSARTSGVLFYARTILPSIARNVESLILVGRSENANTPLLQSKLPHLKNLEIRLRAVHPKGSPPSYDFFSLVSFLDASPALESFTLHVNEYVMKHYPVVGDNSECPRQKLDLSHNRLRHMTITGFCSAKSLVELTVHILESTHSLERLTLDTTYDYNRCIQGPGTIGKCTTSSRIAKCWPMSKRGVDEAHRAVKTVGRYIAGRVPLAVQFELMGPCSRCHTGSR; encoded by the exons ATGTCGCCCCCTCGTCGTCGTCGGCACCTATGTTTTTTCCCATCTCGATCCGTGGCGATCCTCCACGCGGTGAACAGGACACGGCATCGGCATCGGCACCGGCATCGCTGGTGTTGGCTGCGGAAACGTCATACGGCTGCTGCAT ATACTAGTGGATCAAAGGCTCCGTCGGCTCAAATAAACCATCATCAAGGTGGTACTGATATTCCTCAAGTTGCTGCTGAGAATATGAAACAACAAACTCTTTTTGACAAACTACCGGAT gacatctTACATCGTATACATTCTCTCTTACCAATACAAGACGCTGCTTGTGCTGCCTGTGTGTCTCATGCATTTCTGCGTTCATGGAGATGCTATTCCAAACTCATACTCAACGACTGTGCGCTTGGGTTGAATCACATAGAATTTGAGGAAAGAAAAATCTATCTCATTGACAAAGTTGACAAAATTCTTAAAAACCATCATGACAAAGGGGTGAAGGTGGAGACACTTAGCCTTATTCTTACCCCTTGCACCAATATCAAAGCCTCCTACCTGGACAGGTGGCTCCGAAGAACCGTTAAGTCTGGGTTTAAAGATCTTTACTTGGAGATGCCTTTATCCATGAAGAAAATTTACAAATTCCCGTGTTCAGTTTTGTCTGATGAGGGAGCTGCAAGTTCAATTCAGTTTCTTAACATCGGCTCTTGCACTTTTCATCCCACATCAACACTTGGCTCCTTGGCAAGGTTGAAAACTGTAAGATTGTCTTTTGTCCACACTACCGAGGAAGGATTGGAGCACTTGTTTTCAAAATCTTCTACCTTAGAGGAGCTCAGAATATTCGCATGCCATGGGATAATTTGCTTGAAAATACCTTGTACGATGCGACATCTCAAGATACTTGATGTTCAACTTTGCAGCATGCTGCGGGTTGTAGAGATTGATGCTCCAAACCTCTGCTATTTTAACTATGACAGCGCTTTGCCAGAATTCTACGTGAGAAATTGTTCTCAACTTAAGCATGTACAGTTATCATCTGCACGCACGTCTGGTGTTCTTTTTTATGCTCGCACTATTCTTCCGTCCATCGCACGGAATGTTGAGAGTCTTATTTTGGTTGGTCGTAGCGAG AATGCCAACACTCCGTTGCTACAATCCAAGCTACCCCACCTCAAGAACTTGGAAATTAGACTCAGAGCAGTCCACCCCAAAGGCTCCCCTCCAAGCTATGACTTCTtttctttggtttcttttcttGATGCTTCTCCTGCCTTGGAGTCTTTCACCCTACAC GTAAATGAGTATGTCATGAAACACTATCCTGTTGTTGGAGATAATTCCGAATGCCCGAGGCAGAAGCTGGACTTGTCGCATAACCGCCTCAGACACATGACGATCACGGGATTCTGTTCAGCCAAGAGCCTGGTTGAGCTCACGGTTCACATCCTTGAGAGCACACACTCGCTTGAGCGCTTGACGCTGGACACAACCTATGACTACAATAGGTGTATTCAAGGGCCTGGTACCATTGGCAAATGCACTACCTCAAGTAGGATTGCCAAATGCTGGCCGATGAGCAAGAGAGGTGTTGACGAAGCTCATAGAGCTGTGAAGACTGTTGGTAGATACATAGCTGGGAGAGTTCCATTGGCTGTTCAATTTGAGCTCATGGGGCCCTGTAGTCGATGCCATACCGGCAGCCGGTAG